The following coding sequences are from one Aedes albopictus strain Foshan unplaced genomic scaffold, AalbF5 HiC_scaffold_470, whole genome shotgun sequence window:
- the LOC109622707 gene encoding general transcription factor IIE subunit 1: protein MGDQRYVTEIPSSLKQLARFVVRGFYTIEDALVVDMLVRNPCMKEDDICELLKFERKMLRARIAVLKNDKFLQVRLKMETGPDGKAQKVNYYFINYKTFVNVVKYKLDHMRKRMETEERDATSRASFKCPSCKKTFTDLEADQLFDFTTGEFRCTFCGSTVEEDSSALPKKDSRLLLAKFNEQLQPLYDLLRQVEDIKLAPEILEPEPVDIDTIRGVTKPTNRLPTEQWSGEATRSSGFAVEETRVDVTIGDSDAVETTTQRKDRPVWMTESTVITNDVEDNSVESILEKAAFTSTQPSAAATNTNVISSSRSRKENDDIMSVLLQHEKQSSRSTTNDAIRGLGLNNENSSDSSDDEKDIDNTEVPTVEIMDTDSDDDTPTVTVAGRPYPVDEINDTLIAEMTPQEKETYIQVYQDHFSHMYD, encoded by the exons ATGGGCGATCAACGATACGTTACAGAAATTCCGAGTAGTTTAAAACAGCTCGCTAGATTCGTCGTTCGTGGATTTTACACCATCGAAGATGCGCTGGTGGTCGATATGCTAGTGCGCAACCCATGCATGAAGGAGGACGATATTTGCGAGCTGTTGAAGTTTGAACGTAAAATGTTACGAGCTCGAATAGCGGTGCTTAAAAACGACAAATTCCTGCAAGTACGGCTAAAAATGGAAACCGGTCCGGATGGAAAAGCGCAGAAAGTAAACTATTACTTCATAAACTACAAAACCTTCGTGAATGTTGTAAAATATAAGCTAGATCACATGCGCAAACGAATGGAAACCGAAGAGCGTGATGCAACCAGCCGAGCCAGTTTTAAGTGCCCTTCGTGTAAGAAAACTTTTACAGATCTGGAAGCGGATCAGCTGTTTGATTTCACAACCGGTGAGTTTAGATGTACATTTTGTGGAAGTACGGTAGAAGAGGATAGCTCTGCACTGCCAAAGAAGGACTCTCGTTTGTTGTTAGCCAAATTCAATGAGCAACTGCAGCCACTATATGACCTGTTGCGGCAAGTCGAAGATATCAAGCTGGCTCCAGAAATTTTGGAACCGGAACCAGTGGACATCGATACTATTCGAGG TGTTACCAAGCCTACTAATAGACTTCCGACGGAACAATGGTCCGGCGAAGCAACGCGGTCCAGTGGATTCGCTGTGGAGGAAACACGAGTCGATGTTACAATTGGAGATTCTGACGCGGTAGAAACAACTACGCAAAGAAAGGATCGTCCGGTATGGATGACTGAGTCGACCGTCATCACCAACGACGTGGAAGACAACTCCGTGGAATCGATACTCGAGAAAGCTGCGTTTACTTCAACGCAACCATCGGCGGCGGCAACCAATACCAACGTTATCTCGTCTTCGCGTAGTCGTAAAGAAAACGACGATATTATGTCTGTTCTGTTACAACATGAGAAGCAAAGTTCACGAAGTACTACAAATGACGCTATACGTGGATTAGGTCTCAATAATGAGAATTCCAGCGATAGTAGCGATGACGAGAAAGATATCGATAATACAGAAGTGCCCACGGTGGAAATCATGGATACAGATTCTGACGATGACACGCCAACCGTGACGGTAGCAGGGCGACCGTATCCTGTAGATGAGATCAACGATACGCTAATAGCAGAAATGACACCACAGGAAAAGGAAACCTACATTCAGGTGTACCAAGATCACTTTAGTCATATGTACGATTAG